The following proteins are encoded in a genomic region of Mycobacterium kiyosense:
- the corA gene encoding magnesium transport protein CorA: protein MFPGFDALPEALRPVARQRNQHVHPVPNPPTETLVDCAVYLDGNRLPGKWSPADALAKVKELRLIGQNAFAWVGLHEPDELQMQEVADLYGLHPLAVEDAVHAHQRPKLERYDETLFLVLKTVKYVPHESVVLAREIVETGEIMIFVGADFVVTVRHGEHGGLHDVRKRMDANPEHLRLGPYAVMHAIADYVVDHYLEVTELMEDDVDAIEVVAFAPGRKIDVEPIYLLKREVVELRRCVAPLSGAFGRMQTENKDLISKEVRRYLRDVADHQTEAAEQIAAYDDMLNSLVQAALARVGMQQNMDMRKISAWAGIIAVPTMVAGIYGMNFHFMPELDEKWGYPTVVGAMVLICVFLYFQFRKQDWL from the coding sequence GTGTTTCCTGGATTCGACGCTTTGCCCGAAGCACTGAGGCCGGTCGCGCGACAGCGCAACCAACACGTGCACCCGGTGCCCAATCCGCCGACCGAGACGCTCGTCGACTGCGCTGTCTACCTGGACGGCAATCGGCTGCCCGGCAAGTGGTCGCCCGCCGACGCCCTGGCCAAGGTGAAGGAGCTGCGCCTAATCGGCCAGAACGCCTTCGCGTGGGTGGGTCTGCACGAGCCGGACGAGCTACAGATGCAGGAGGTCGCCGACCTCTACGGCCTGCACCCGCTGGCCGTCGAGGACGCTGTGCACGCCCACCAGCGACCCAAGCTGGAGCGCTACGACGAGACCCTGTTCCTGGTGCTCAAGACGGTCAAATACGTACCGCACGAGTCGGTGGTGCTGGCCCGCGAGATCGTGGAAACCGGCGAGATCATGATCTTCGTCGGCGCCGATTTCGTGGTCACCGTCCGGCACGGCGAGCACGGCGGGCTGCACGACGTGCGCAAGCGGATGGACGCCAACCCCGAGCACCTGCGGCTGGGCCCATACGCGGTGATGCACGCGATCGCCGACTATGTGGTGGACCACTACCTCGAGGTCACGGAGTTGATGGAGGACGACGTCGACGCGATCGAGGTGGTGGCGTTCGCGCCCGGCCGCAAGATCGACGTCGAGCCGATCTACCTGCTCAAGCGCGAGGTCGTCGAGTTGCGCCGCTGCGTGGCCCCGTTGTCGGGCGCGTTCGGGCGCATGCAGACCGAGAACAAGGACCTGATCTCCAAGGAAGTGCGGCGCTACCTGCGCGACGTCGCCGATCACCAGACCGAGGCCGCCGAGCAGATCGCAGCGTACGACGACATGCTGAACTCACTGGTGCAGGCCGCGCTGGCCCGGGTCGGCATGCAGCAGAACATGGACATGCGCAAGATCTCGGCGTGGGCCGGCATCATCGCGGTGCCCACCATGGTCGCCGGGATCTATGGCATGAACTTCCACTTCATGCCGGAATTGGACGAGAAGTGGGGCTACCCCACGGTGGTCGGCGCCATGGTCCTCATCTGCGTATTCCTGTACTTCCAGTTCCGTAAGCAGGACTGGCTGTAG
- a CDS encoding hypothetical protein (frameshifted, deletion at around 4917002,4916996), which produces MVCRLRDTGPVAGLARSLAIVAATPAVEGMVLVPDALIDLGAPLWAAAPFTAVLLGRSDIAELALDPPRAPVQFLSATPLTATEAAWVRLKGAEAMRQAWQNDGVDVFDPNRPAAQPS; this is translated from the coding sequence GTGGTGTGCCGGCTGCGGGATACGGGTCCGGTCGCCGGGCTGGCGCGCAGCCTGGCGATCGTGGCGGCCACGCCTGCGGTGGAAGGCATGGTGCTGGTGCCCGACGCGCTGATCGATCTCGGCGCGCCGTTGTGGGCCGCGGCGCCGTTCACCGCGGTGTTGTTGGGCCGCAGCGATATTGCCGAACTGGCGCTGGATCCGCCGCGCGCCCCGGTGCAGTTTCTGTCCGCGACTCCTCTGACGGCCACCGAGGCGGCGTGGGTTCGGCTCAAGGGCGCCGAGGCCATGCGCCAGGCCTGGCAGAACGACGGAGTCGACGTGTTTGACCCGAATCGTCCTGCTGCACAACCCAGTTGA
- the sugC gene encoding trehalose import ATP-binding protein SugC — protein sequence MAEIVLEHLHKSYPDGHTAVRDLSVTIADGEFLILVGPSGCGKTTTLNMIAGLEDISSGELRIGGERVNEKDPKDRDIAMVFQSYALYPHMTVRQNIAFPLTLAKMKKADIAAKVEETAKILDLTDLLDRRPAQLSGGQRQRVAMGRAIVRQPKAFLMDEPLSNLDAKLRVQMRGEIARLQKRLGTTTVYVTHDQTEAMTLGDRVVVMHAGVAQQIGTPTELYERPANLFVAGFIGSPAMNFFPATLTSFGLSLSFGEVTLAPEVVQVIAQHPKPESVLVGVRPEHIHDAALIDGYQRIGSLIFQVDVDLVESLGSDKYVYFTTAGPDVHSALLDEVAAESEVNENQFVARVSAESKAAAGGQVELAFDTAKVAVFDADSGVNLTVPLEQ from the coding sequence ATGGCCGAGATTGTGCTCGAACACCTCCACAAGAGTTACCCGGACGGCCACACCGCGGTGCGGGACCTGAGCGTCACCATTGCCGACGGTGAATTCCTGATCCTGGTCGGACCATCCGGCTGCGGCAAGACCACCACACTGAATATGATTGCCGGACTTGAGGATATCTCGTCGGGCGAGTTGCGTATCGGCGGCGAGCGGGTCAACGAGAAGGATCCCAAGGACCGTGACATCGCGATGGTCTTCCAGTCCTATGCGCTGTATCCGCACATGACGGTCCGGCAGAACATCGCCTTCCCGCTGACGCTGGCCAAGATGAAGAAGGCGGACATCGCGGCCAAGGTCGAGGAGACCGCCAAAATCCTGGACTTGACCGACCTGCTGGATCGCCGGCCCGCACAATTGTCCGGCGGTCAGCGGCAGCGGGTCGCGATGGGTCGGGCAATCGTGCGTCAACCCAAGGCTTTTTTGATGGACGAGCCGCTGTCCAACCTGGACGCGAAGCTGCGCGTACAGATGCGCGGTGAGATCGCCCGGCTGCAGAAGCGGCTGGGCACCACCACCGTTTACGTCACCCACGACCAGACCGAGGCGATGACGCTGGGCGACCGGGTGGTGGTCATGCATGCCGGAGTCGCCCAGCAGATCGGCACGCCCACCGAGCTTTACGAGCGGCCGGCGAACCTCTTCGTGGCCGGTTTCATCGGTTCTCCGGCGATGAACTTCTTCCCGGCCACGTTGACGTCGTTCGGCCTGAGCCTGTCCTTCGGCGAGGTGACGTTGGCGCCCGAGGTTGTGCAGGTGATAGCGCAGCACCCGAAACCAGAGAGTGTGCTGGTGGGGGTGCGTCCCGAGCACATTCACGATGCTGCGCTGATCGACGGCTACCAGCGGATCGGGTCGCTGATCTTCCAGGTCGACGTCGACCTCGTCGAGTCGCTGGGCTCGGACAAGTACGTCTACTTCACCACCGCCGGCCCCGACGTGCACTCGGCGCTATTGGACGAGGTGGCGGCCGAGTCGGAGGTGAACGAAAACCAATTCGTGGCAAGGGTTTCCGCCGAGTCGAAGGCCGCAGCCGGCGGGCAGGTCGAGCTGGCGTTCGACACCGCCAAGGTCGCCGTATTCGACGCCGATTCCGGAGTCAACCTCACAGTACCTCTCGAACAATGA